One Methylophilus sp. TWE2 DNA segment encodes these proteins:
- a CDS encoding ChbG/HpnK family deacetylase gives MAKLIICADDYAQSPAIDAAILALIERGVVTAASCMTLSPEWPGSARALTPAIRHHADIGVHLDFTQFSHTIRYPHSLLVLRSLSGILNRQAVVDNIQQQLDAFELALQTPPDYVDGHLHVHQLPVIREALVNILQQRYGHLPFTERPWLRISSPPPGSGLKARIIHWLGAEKLKRLANAAGFRFSPLLLGVYDFEGDAASYQAHWMSWVKQLKQLAFAPGPEADLPPVLMCHPARPTQKIDSDDPIAVARMVEWQVMQSADFSAWLGMADIQPVKGSVKGDT, from the coding sequence ATGGCTAAGTTGATTATCTGTGCCGATGACTACGCACAGTCGCCTGCGATTGATGCCGCGATTCTGGCACTCATAGAACGGGGTGTCGTGACTGCCGCTTCCTGCATGACCTTAAGCCCGGAATGGCCTGGTAGTGCAAGAGCCTTAACGCCCGCCATCCGACATCATGCTGATATTGGAGTGCATCTGGATTTCACGCAGTTTTCACACACCATCCGGTATCCACATTCTCTACTCGTCTTGCGCAGCCTGTCTGGCATACTAAACAGGCAAGCCGTTGTCGACAATATTCAGCAGCAATTAGACGCGTTTGAACTGGCGTTGCAGACGCCTCCTGATTATGTAGATGGCCATTTACATGTACATCAGTTACCCGTCATTCGCGAAGCGCTGGTCAATATATTGCAACAGCGCTATGGGCATTTACCATTCACAGAGCGACCATGGCTGCGTATTTCCAGTCCGCCCCCCGGCAGCGGCCTTAAAGCCCGCATCATCCATTGGCTGGGCGCAGAAAAGTTGAAACGATTGGCCAATGCCGCTGGATTTCGTTTTTCGCCATTATTGCTCGGTGTATACGATTTTGAAGGGGATGCCGCCTCTTACCAGGCGCACTGGATGAGCTGGGTAAAACAACTCAAGCAACTGGCATTTGCACCGGGACCTGAAGCAGATTTGCCGCCAGTACTGATGTGCCATCCGGCACGACCCACCCAAAAAATTGATTCCGATGACCCGATTGCGGTCGCTAGGATGGTGGAGTGGCAAGTCATGCAATCGGCAGATTTCTCTGCCTGGTTAGGGATGGCCGATATTCAGCCTGTCAAAGGCTCTGTGAAAGGTGACACTTGA
- the nusB gene encoding transcription antitermination factor NusB, whose amino-acid sequence MSQENAPGSPPAKGKGSKNRRKSRELALKALYRNRMNAGDVKQLRLDSLDDPDYFKADETYFKQLLTGVLDHTGDIDAMISQFIDRQLDELSPIEHAILRISGYELMFDVSIPYRVAINEGVELAKTYGGIDGHKYINGVLDKIAAQVRPQEFQR is encoded by the coding sequence ATGAGCCAAGAAAACGCACCTGGTTCTCCACCAGCCAAAGGAAAAGGCAGCAAAAACCGCCGTAAATCCCGTGAGCTGGCACTGAAGGCACTATACCGAAACCGCATGAATGCAGGCGACGTAAAACAACTGCGCCTCGACAGCCTGGATGATCCTGACTACTTCAAGGCCGATGAAACTTACTTCAAGCAATTGTTGACCGGCGTACTGGACCATACGGGAGACATTGACGCCATGATCAGCCAGTTTATTGATCGCCAACTGGACGAGCTGAGCCCAATAGAACATGCGATTTTGCGCATTTCAGGCTATGAGCTGATGTTTGACGTCAGCATCCCCTACCGAGTCGCCATTAACGAAGGCGTAGAACTAGCCAAGACGTATGGTGGCATTGATGGCCATAAATATATCAACGGCGTGCTGGATAAAATTGCGGCCCAAGTCAGGCCGCAAGAGTTTCAGCGCTGA
- a CDS encoding UDP-2,3-diacylglucosamine diphosphatase, producing MTTWIISDLHLCAQRPAVTQAFLHWLQTEAAHAEALYILGDFFEVWVGDDVLDDVQHGSEFLPIVQALRALSEQGVSLYFMHGNRDFLIGETFAQACGMRLLHDPTLLEYGGKRILLSHGDALCTDDVAYQQFRVQVRDLQWQRAFLAQPLAARLAFADQARSQSAQNKAMQTIDIMDVNVDAVADLIRKYDYPEILLHGHTHRPGVHQLQVDGHTCERMVLGDWHDHAICARLDQQALQLIDLPLLK from the coding sequence ATGACCACCTGGATCATTTCTGATCTGCACTTATGTGCCCAAAGGCCTGCGGTAACGCAGGCTTTTTTGCATTGGCTGCAAACAGAGGCCGCTCATGCTGAAGCTCTTTATATCTTGGGCGACTTTTTTGAGGTGTGGGTTGGTGATGATGTTCTGGATGACGTGCAACATGGTAGTGAATTCTTGCCAATTGTCCAGGCTTTGCGTGCACTGTCTGAGCAAGGAGTAAGCCTGTATTTCATGCATGGCAACCGTGACTTCTTGATCGGCGAGACTTTCGCACAAGCTTGTGGCATGCGGTTACTCCATGATCCAACCTTGCTGGAGTATGGAGGCAAACGCATTCTGTTGAGTCATGGCGATGCCCTTTGTACTGACGATGTCGCTTATCAGCAATTCCGTGTACAAGTGCGTGATCTGCAATGGCAGAGGGCTTTTCTCGCGCAGCCACTGGCAGCCAGATTGGCTTTTGCTGACCAGGCACGTAGCCAGAGTGCACAAAACAAAGCCATGCAAACCATAGATATCATGGATGTGAACGTAGACGCAGTAGCCGATTTAATACGCAAGTATGATTATCCTGAGATTCTGTTGCATGGGCATACGCACAGGCCGGGGGTCCACCAATTGCAAGTCGATGGGCATACGTGTGAGCGCATGGTGCTTGGCGACTGGCATGACCATGCGATTTGCGCACGTCTCGACCAGCAAGCGTTGCAACTCATAGATTTGCCCTTGCTCAAGTAA
- a CDS encoding peptidylprolyl isomerase, translated as MLTAVGMANAATQVLFETNQGNFTVEVYADKAPKTVENFLQYVKDGFYTNTIFHRVIGRFMIQGGGFDRELNEKPTRAPVVNESNNGLLNATGTIAMARTPDPNSATAQFFVNVADNQFLDYTSPEPDRIGYCVFGKVVSGMDVVFKISNLPTGNQRGFSDVPIRTVVIRRASIINGK; from the coding sequence ATGTTAACCGCGGTAGGTATGGCGAATGCAGCGACACAAGTGTTGTTTGAAACCAATCAGGGTAATTTTACGGTGGAGGTGTATGCCGACAAGGCGCCTAAAACCGTAGAAAACTTTTTGCAGTATGTGAAAGATGGTTTTTACACCAACACCATTTTTCATCGTGTGATCGGCAGATTCATGATCCAGGGCGGTGGTTTTGACCGCGAACTCAATGAAAAGCCAACCCGTGCGCCAGTGGTGAATGAGTCAAATAATGGCTTGTTGAATGCGACGGGTACGATTGCCATGGCAAGAACGCCAGATCCCAACTCAGCCACGGCGCAGTTTTTTGTCAATGTGGCGGACAACCAGTTCCTGGATTACACCAGCCCTGAGCCTGACCGTATCGGTTACTGCGTCTTTGGCAAGGTGGTTTCTGGCATGGACGTCGTATTTAAAATCAGCAATCTGCCTACCGGCAACCAGCGCGGTTTTTCGGATGTGCCGATTCGTACGGTCGTGATCAGACGCGCCAGCATTATTAACGGAAAATAA
- a CDS encoding OFA family MFS transporter, producing MAYGFSVFWKPLGNALTGPDGKPVAACAAGATTFSDKLAGTAKALFATDCNWTQFDLGWMYTLFFVLLGCSAALWGGWLERAGPRKAGLVAMLCWCGGLLLSALGVYHHQLWMMWLGSGVIGGIGLGLGYISPVSTLIKWFPDRRGMATGLAIMGFGGGAMIGSPLATKLMSIFATPTAPGVWQTFVVLALVYAVFMTLGSLGYRVPAANWKPAGWTPPDIQHNRLVATRHVHLKNAHKTPQFWLLWLILCMNVSAAIGIIGAAAPMLQETFGGVLIGQPALGFAEIKADETLTVTAAAVGAGFVGLISLFNIFGRIGWATSSDKLGRRNTYFIFFVLGIMMYVCGTYAANHHQLALFLLVFCVIASMYGGGFATIPAYLADLFGTQFVGAIHGRLLTAWSTAGILGPVIVNYLHDVRLEANVPYADIYAPIFMTLAGLLLVGFVANLLVRPVADKYFMSDSELAAEQSTGKPTSTGSTNSSLNDPKTPAILVKLAWLAVLIPISYGIWMTVQKAWSLFA from the coding sequence ATGGCTTATGGATTCAGCGTCTTCTGGAAACCGTTAGGCAATGCGCTGACGGGACCAGATGGCAAACCGGTGGCTGCATGTGCTGCGGGCGCAACCACTTTCAGTGACAAACTGGCAGGCACGGCAAAAGCCCTGTTTGCCACCGACTGTAACTGGACCCAGTTTGACTTGGGCTGGATGTATACGCTGTTCTTTGTCCTGCTGGGTTGCTCGGCTGCCCTCTGGGGTGGCTGGCTGGAGCGTGCAGGCCCACGCAAAGCCGGTTTGGTCGCCATGCTCTGTTGGTGTGGTGGCCTGTTACTTTCGGCCCTCGGTGTTTACCACCACCAGCTGTGGATGATGTGGCTGGGCAGCGGTGTCATTGGTGGCATCGGGCTCGGACTAGGCTATATTTCGCCAGTTTCTACCCTGATCAAATGGTTTCCTGACCGCCGCGGTATGGCGACCGGCCTGGCTATTATGGGTTTTGGTGGTGGCGCCATGATAGGCTCGCCGCTGGCGACCAAATTGATGAGCATCTTCGCCACGCCAACAGCGCCTGGTGTCTGGCAAACCTTTGTCGTACTGGCCCTGGTTTATGCGGTCTTCATGACTTTAGGCTCGCTGGGTTATCGCGTACCTGCAGCCAACTGGAAGCCCGCTGGCTGGACACCACCAGATATACAGCACAACCGCTTGGTAGCAACGCGGCATGTACATTTGAAAAATGCGCACAAGACACCGCAATTCTGGTTATTGTGGCTGATCTTGTGCATGAATGTGTCCGCTGCCATCGGCATCATCGGTGCGGCTGCCCCCATGTTGCAAGAGACTTTTGGCGGGGTATTGATTGGTCAGCCTGCACTTGGTTTCGCAGAAATCAAGGCGGACGAAACCCTTACTGTGACAGCGGCGGCAGTCGGTGCCGGTTTTGTCGGCCTGATTTCACTGTTTAATATTTTTGGCCGGATCGGCTGGGCCACTTCCTCGGACAAACTGGGCCGCAGAAATACCTATTTCATCTTTTTTGTGCTCGGTATCATGATGTATGTGTGTGGCACCTATGCCGCCAACCATCATCAGTTGGCGCTATTCCTGCTGGTGTTTTGCGTGATTGCATCCATGTATGGCGGCGGTTTCGCTACCATCCCGGCCTATCTGGCAGACCTGTTCGGCACGCAGTTTGTGGGCGCTATCCACGGCCGCTTGCTCACTGCATGGTCAACCGCAGGGATTCTTGGCCCGGTCATCGTCAATTACCTGCATGATGTCAGGTTGGAAGCCAATGTCCCATACGCAGACATTTACGCCCCCATTTTTATGACACTGGCGGGCTTACTGCTTGTGGGCTTTGTGGCTAACTTGCTGGTGCGCCCGGTCGCTGACAAATATTTCATGTCTGACAGTGAGCTGGCTGCAGAACAAAGCACTGGCAAGCCAACCAGCACGGGGTCCACTAACAGTAGCCTGAATGATCCTAAAACGCCTGCCATCCTGGTGAAACTGGCTTGGCTGGCAGTACTGATCCCCATCAGTTATGGCATCTGGATGACGGTGCAAAAAGCCTGGTCACTGTTCGCATAA
- a CDS encoding GtrA family protein yields the protein MRASVLGFVSVGALAAAVHYVVALLAHAGGWQPTGANWIGFLCAFPVSYIGHRRWSFRGTQASHMTAFFKFLTVALLGFLGNQGLLWLALTYTPLPFWFVLGMVMVIIAVSTWLLSRFWAFQYT from the coding sequence ATGCGTGCTTCTGTATTAGGATTTGTGAGTGTAGGCGCCCTGGCTGCTGCTGTACATTATGTGGTGGCATTGCTTGCGCACGCGGGTGGCTGGCAGCCAACGGGTGCAAACTGGATAGGGTTTTTATGTGCTTTTCCGGTCAGTTATATCGGTCACCGCCGTTGGTCATTTCGCGGCACACAAGCCAGCCACATGACAGCCTTTTTCAAGTTCCTGACGGTCGCATTGCTCGGTTTTCTCGGCAATCAGGGCTTACTATGGCTGGCACTGACCTATACTCCGTTACCATTCTGGTTCGTGTTAGGCATGGTGATGGTCATTATTGCAGTCAGCACTTGGCTACTTAGCCGATTCTGGGCTTTTCAATATACGTGA
- the ribH gene encoding 6,7-dimethyl-8-ribityllumazine synthase, whose amino-acid sequence MKKIAQNLDGTGKKIGIVLSRFNDNIGAGLLQACEQELLKLGVSADDITLATVPGALESPLILQHMALSEEFDALIALGAIIRGETYHFEVVSNESARGISEVQRDTGVPVANAILTTENDEQAEARVAVKGAEAAQVAIEMANLVNAL is encoded by the coding sequence GTGAAAAAAATAGCCCAAAACCTGGACGGTACCGGTAAAAAAATCGGTATCGTTCTTTCCCGTTTTAACGACAATATCGGTGCCGGCTTATTGCAAGCTTGCGAGCAAGAGTTGCTCAAATTAGGTGTCAGTGCTGATGACATTACCCTGGCGACCGTCCCTGGCGCGCTGGAATCACCGCTGATCCTGCAACACATGGCCCTATCAGAAGAGTTTGATGCGCTGATTGCATTGGGTGCCATCATTCGTGGTGAAACCTACCATTTCGAAGTCGTTTCCAATGAGTCTGCACGAGGGATTTCTGAAGTTCAGCGTGATACAGGCGTGCCCGTTGCCAACGCCATCCTGACCACAGAGAATGACGAACAGGCTGAGGCCCGTGTCGCGGTCAAAGGGGCTGAGGCCGCACAAGTTGCTATTGAAATGGCGAATCTGGTGAACGCATTATGA
- the phoB gene encoding phosphate regulon transcriptional regulator PhoB has translation MAAANILVVEDEPAIQELLALNIKQAGHHAIRATSVEHAQMLLRETMPDLILLDWMLPGMSGIEFARRLKSDSLTKEVPIIMLTARGDEFDKVRGLEVGADDYVTKPFSPRELNARIKAVLRRRAPQMTDDPIEIAGLHLDPTTHRVTGHNVHIPLGPTEFKLLHFFMTNPERVHSRTQLLDKVWGDRVFVEDRTVDVHIRRLRNALVASNHQEMIQTVRGSGYRFSVHTDPGN, from the coding sequence ATGGCTGCAGCGAATATTTTGGTGGTAGAAGACGAACCGGCGATTCAGGAATTGCTGGCGTTGAATATCAAACAAGCGGGGCATCATGCCATTCGCGCCACCAGCGTTGAACATGCACAAATGTTGTTGCGTGAAACCATGCCTGACCTGATTTTGCTGGACTGGATGTTGCCTGGTATGAGCGGGATCGAGTTTGCCCGCCGTCTGAAGTCTGACAGTCTGACCAAAGAAGTACCGATTATCATGCTGACTGCGCGTGGCGATGAATTTGACAAGGTGCGTGGCTTGGAAGTGGGTGCCGATGACTATGTCACCAAGCCTTTCAGTCCGCGTGAACTGAATGCGCGTATCAAGGCTGTGCTGCGCAGACGGGCGCCGCAAATGACCGATGATCCGATTGAAATTGCCGGTTTGCACCTGGACCCGACGACACACCGTGTGACAGGTCACAATGTACATATCCCACTCGGTCCAACCGAGTTTAAGTTGCTGCATTTCTTCATGACCAACCCTGAGCGTGTGCACAGCCGTACACAGCTCTTAGATAAAGTATGGGGTGACCGCGTGTTTGTGGAAGACCGTACCGTGGATGTGCATATCCGTCGCTTGCGTAACGCGTTGGTGGCCTCTAATCACCAGGAAATGATCCAAACTGTACGTGGCTCTGGCTATCGTTTTTCCGTGCATACCGATCCCGGTAATTAA
- a CDS encoding glycosyltransferase family 2 protein: protein MTNTEIEANRQTAQPHITVMVPAYNEEKNIARTLQNIRGVLQQMSPNWDIVVVDDGSRDQTAQVVQSLVEACQVTLVRFSRNFGKENAISAGLSYAKGDLVICMDADGQHASELMLNMLEKWREGYDMVYAVRQDREQESSFKLWGSRLFYRMMSTSNHIEIPRDAGDFRLMNRKVVDALCALPERNRFMKGIYAWVGYKSIGIPYTPLPRLHGESAYSKLKLIALAWTGITGFSVLPLRLASLTGAVLALIAFAYGTVVIIDTLFFHESIPGWPTVVASMMFFAGVQLLFIGILGEYLARVYDEVKGRPPYIVAEVVQPAVSSSTDHP, encoded by the coding sequence ATGACGAATACAGAGATCGAAGCCAATCGCCAAACTGCCCAGCCGCACATCACGGTCATGGTGCCTGCCTATAATGAAGAAAAAAATATTGCTCGCACCTTGCAAAATATCCGTGGCGTTTTGCAGCAGATGTCGCCCAACTGGGATATTGTGGTGGTGGATGATGGCAGCCGTGACCAGACCGCACAAGTCGTGCAATCACTGGTCGAGGCTTGTCAGGTGACTCTGGTTAGGTTTTCACGTAACTTTGGCAAGGAAAACGCCATCAGTGCCGGGCTGAGTTACGCCAAGGGAGACCTGGTAATCTGTATGGATGCCGACGGTCAACATGCCTCTGAACTCATGCTGAACATGCTGGAAAAGTGGCGCGAGGGCTATGATATGGTCTATGCTGTGCGTCAGGATCGTGAGCAGGAGTCTTCTTTCAAATTGTGGGGCTCACGCCTGTTTTACCGGATGATGAGCACCAGTAATCATATTGAAATTCCGCGTGATGCCGGTGATTTTCGCCTCATGAACCGCAAGGTCGTAGATGCCTTGTGTGCCTTGCCCGAACGTAACCGATTTATGAAGGGCATTTATGCCTGGGTAGGGTATAAATCGATTGGCATTCCCTATACGCCATTGCCGCGTCTGCACGGTGAAAGCGCCTATTCGAAACTCAAATTAATCGCACTGGCATGGACTGGCATTACCGGGTTCTCGGTTTTACCGTTACGTTTGGCCAGTCTAACGGGTGCCGTCCTGGCTTTGATTGCGTTTGCTTATGGCACAGTGGTGATCATTGACACTTTGTTCTTTCATGAGTCCATTCCAGGCTGGCCTACAGTGGTAGCCAGCATGATGTTCTTTGCCGGCGTGCAGTTATTGTTTATTGGCATCCTGGGCGAATACCTGGCACGTGTCTATGACGAAGTCAAAGGACGTCCTCCCTATATCGTTGCAGAAGTGGTTCAGCCAGCGGTAAGCTCTTCAACTGATCATCCCTGA
- a CDS encoding L,D-transpeptidase family protein codes for MYNIGMSSLRKYCYIAFVSAALLPWNATAVNHEALTARLFIQNKNTSPVERMLVQTLQSIKEGRLQQALDYVDQLLAISPNFALAHLIHGDLLSAKARILNNFGDANVADVNRIQDFKEEAEIRIRNYFDRNRGLTQPNMLVELSEKQSHVLFVDTARSRLYVYEKAEGDVLKYVADYYVTIGKNGIGKKDQGDKRTPIGVYFASRKLNRPLPDLYGDAAYPLNYPNEIDSYERKTGSGIWIHGTPRDTYSRPPRASDGCVVLSNPDMKALQDILQAGNTPVVIGVNFQWVNPQSLRQQDRAKADLKAAIEHWRKDWVSQNTDAYLSHYTSDFFYSGGDLSKWASYKRQIQAAKPKVAVNLSEVSMFTYPNSTRNMVVVDFEQEFSSAALRNVMKKRQYWVQENGQWKILYEGSA; via the coding sequence ATGTATAATATCGGTATGAGTAGTTTGAGAAAGTACTGTTATATTGCGTTTGTCAGTGCTGCGCTATTGCCTTGGAATGCAACCGCGGTTAACCATGAGGCGTTGACTGCGCGTTTGTTCATTCAGAACAAGAATACCAGCCCGGTTGAACGCATGTTGGTGCAAACTTTGCAGTCTATTAAAGAAGGCCGTTTGCAACAGGCCCTGGACTATGTAGACCAGTTACTGGCGATCTCCCCTAATTTTGCCCTTGCTCACCTGATTCACGGCGATCTGCTGTCTGCCAAAGCCAGGATACTTAATAACTTTGGCGATGCCAATGTCGCCGACGTTAACCGTATCCAGGACTTCAAAGAAGAAGCCGAAATCCGTATCCGCAATTACTTCGATCGTAACCGGGGCTTGACGCAGCCCAATATGTTGGTGGAGCTGTCTGAGAAGCAAAGCCATGTGTTGTTTGTGGATACCGCCCGTTCGCGCCTCTACGTATATGAAAAGGCTGAGGGGGATGTGCTCAAGTATGTTGCCGATTATTACGTCACCATCGGTAAAAACGGTATCGGCAAAAAAGACCAGGGCGATAAACGCACACCAATAGGTGTCTATTTCGCCTCGCGCAAACTTAACCGCCCATTGCCGGATTTGTATGGCGATGCAGCATATCCGTTGAATTACCCCAATGAAATTGACAGCTACGAACGCAAGACTGGTTCAGGCATCTGGATTCATGGAACGCCAAGGGATACCTATAGCCGTCCTCCCCGTGCCAGCGATGGCTGCGTCGTGTTGTCCAACCCGGATATGAAAGCCTTGCAGGATATATTGCAGGCTGGCAATACCCCGGTAGTGATAGGCGTCAATTTTCAATGGGTCAACCCGCAATCATTACGTCAGCAAGACCGTGCTAAAGCCGATTTGAAGGCGGCTATAGAGCATTGGCGTAAAGATTGGGTGTCGCAGAATACCGATGCTTATCTGTCTCACTACACCAGTGACTTTTTTTATTCAGGAGGCGACTTGTCCAAATGGGCCAGCTATAAGCGCCAGATTCAGGCGGCAAAACCCAAGGTCGCAGTCAACCTGTCTGAAGTCAGCATGTTCACTTATCCGAACTCGACGAGAAATATGGTGGTCGTAGATTTTGAGCAGGAGTTTTCAAGCGCAGCCTTACGTAATGTCATGAAAAAAAGGCAATACTGGGTGCAGGAAAACGGGCAATGGAAAATTTTGTATGAAGGATCAGCTTGA
- a CDS encoding peptidylprolyl isomerase: MVKLTTNFGDITIELNAEKAPITVANFLSYVEKGFYDGVIFHRVINDFMIQGGGFDTNMKQKATDATIKNEADNGLSNDKYTIAMARTMVPDSASAQFFINVKDNDFLNFTSPTTQGWGYCVFGKVVEGMDVVDKIKAVPTTSRAGHQDVPVEPVIIEKAVVVA, encoded by the coding sequence TTGGTCAAACTGACTACCAACTTTGGCGATATTACGATTGAACTCAATGCGGAAAAGGCGCCTATTACTGTTGCCAATTTTTTGAGCTATGTTGAAAAAGGTTTTTATGATGGCGTGATTTTTCACCGCGTCATCAACGATTTCATGATTCAAGGTGGCGGTTTTGACACCAACATGAAACAAAAGGCGACCGATGCCACTATCAAGAATGAAGCCGATAATGGACTCAGCAATGATAAGTACACCATCGCCATGGCGCGTACTATGGTGCCGGATTCTGCCTCTGCGCAGTTCTTTATCAACGTGAAGGATAATGACTTCCTCAACTTCACTTCACCGACCACACAAGGTTGGGGTTATTGCGTATTTGGCAAAGTGGTTGAAGGGATGGATGTTGTAGATAAAATCAAAGCCGTGCCAACCACCAGCCGTGCTGGTCATCAAGATGTGCCTGTCGAACCAGTGATCATCGAAAAAGCTGTTGTGGTAGCCTAA